From the genome of Candidatus Omnitrophota bacterium:
TTAAGGAGCCATCCAATTTAGGTGTTGATATTATTTGTGGTGATGGCCAACCTCTTGGGGGAAGCCTTAATTTCGGCGGGCCTTCATTTGGATTCTTAGCCACTAAGAATGAATATATTCGTCAGTTACCCGGACGGATTGTTGGAAAAACTAAAGATGCCCAGGGTGAGTGCGCATATTGTTTAACTTTGCAAACTCGCGAGCAGCACATCCGTCGCGAAAAAGCAACTAGCAATATTTGTTCTAATCAATCTTTGAATGCAATAGCTGCGGCAGTTTATCTTTCACTTGTCGGTCGAGATGGTCTCTATGATACTGCTCTTTATTCTTTTAGTAATACTCAATATCTTTATAAGCGCCTTAAGGAAGTAAGGGGAATTAATATTCCTTATTCGCAATCAGTGTTTAATGAGTTTGTTTGGGAAGTGGATAATTCAGAAATTATATTAGCTAAACTTTATCATAAAGGAGTAATCGCCGGTTACCAAATTGGCAAGATATTTCCTCAACATAAAGACCGAATTTTAAGTTGCTGTACTGAAAAAAAGACCAAGGATGATATAGATCAATTTATTTATTTTTTAGCCGAGATACTGCATGGATAGAAAATTAATATTTCAAAAAAATAGCGAGTTAAAATCAAGTGGTTATGTTGGGAAACCGAGTGTTTCCTTAATTGATCCTAGGGATGTTTTTCCTGATCAGTTTTTGCGTAGCGAGTTGCCCCTGCCTCAATTAGGTGAGCTTGAAGTAATTCGGCACTATAGTCAGTTAGCCGAGCTTAACTTTTCAGTCGATACCCATTTTTATCCTCTTGGTTCTTGTACTATGAAATATAATCCGAAGCTTAATGAGTCTTTGGCCAACCTAGAGGCTTTTAAAGGAATCCATCCTTATCAGGATCCAGAATCGGTGCAAGGGGCTCTTGAGCTTATCTATAATTTGAATATGCTTTTATCTGAAATAACCGGAATGAAACAATTCACCTTTCAGCCCTCAAGCGGTGCTCAAGGTGAGCTTACTGGCTTGTTGATGATTCGTAAGTTTCATCAAGTTTCTGGAAATAGGAAGACTAAAGTTATTATTCCTGATTCAGCCCATGGCACAAACCCAGCCTCAGCTAGTATGTGCGGCTATGAGACAGTGATAATTGAAAGTACTGAGGGAGGATTAATCGATATTGAAAAACTAAGAGCAGCGGTAGATCAGGATACAGCAGCGATAATGCTCACTAATCCTAATACTTTGGGTTTGTTTGAAGAACAGATTCTGGAAGTGGCAGCAATAGTTCATCAGGCTGGAGGTTTGCTTTATTATGACGGAGCAAATTTTAACCCGCTTTTAGGCATTACTAACCCGGCGAAAATGGGTTTTGATGTTATTCATCTTAATTTGCATAAAACCTTTTCTACTCCCCATGGCTGCGGTGGTCCCGGAGCTGGTGTGGTTGGAGTTGCTAGCAAGTTAGTTGATTTTCTTCCTACACCAGTCGTAGCTAAAAAAGATGACGTTTATTATTTTGACTACTCGCTGGAAAATTCAATTGGCCGTTTACGTACCTTCTATGGTAATTTTGGCGTTTTAGTTAGAGCCTATAGTTATATTTTACGTTTAGGAAGGGAGGGCTTGTTGCGAGTCGCTCAAAATTCAGTAATTAATGCAAACTATATAAAGGAGAAGTTAAAGAATCATTATCATTTGGCTTACAATAAACCTTGTATGCATGAGGTAGTTTTTTCAGCTAAGCTTCAGAAAGAAAAAGGTGCCTCAGCTTTAGATATCGCTAAAAGACTTATTGACTACGGTATCCATCCGCCGACGATATATTTCCCTTTGATTGTTAAGGAGGCCTTGATGATTGAGCCTACTGAAACTGAGAGTAAAAAGACTCTCGATAAATTTATCCGGGTGATGATTAGCATCGATCGAGAGATAGCTGAGGAATTATACAAGGTTAAGAATGCTCCTTGTGAGGCACCGATTAAAAGGGCTGATGAGGTTCAGGCAGCACGCTTTCCGGAGGTAAGATGGAAAAAAGATGGCGCTTAATCGTCGATAAGAAAAAAGACGGTTATTATAATATGGCTGTTGATGAGGCAATACTGCTTAACTATCAAACTCAGCGGGTTCCGACTTTGCGGATTTATGGCTGGAGTGAGCCATTTATTACTTTAGGTTACAGCCAAGAACCTAACGAGGTGTTAGAATTAACCAATAAGTTACCTTTTTTAAAGAGAGTTACTGGAGGTTCAGCTATTCTGCATGATCGTGAGCTTACTTATAGTATTACCTGCGTGTTGGAGGATTTAAGTTTGACTAGCTCGGTCAAAGAGTCCTATAAAACTATTTGTAGTTTTTTGATAAATTTCTACCAAAGTTTAGGAATTTCCGTTAAGTATGCTAAAGATACTGAAGAGACAAGCCTAGATGAGCAGACTCCTTTTTGTTTTTCCAGTTGGCAGAAATTAGATTTGGTTGCGGCTGATAAGAAAATCGGTGGTAATGCCCAAAGGCGTAAGCGAAACTTAATTTTTCAGCATGGTAGTATTCCTCAAGAATTGGATTTTTCGATAATTGATAAGGCGATTAAAACTCCTTTTGATGTTAGAAAGAGGGCAACTTCTTTGGAACAGTTGCTTGGCCATCATACCGACTTTTCTTCTTTGAGCCAATTATTAGCTAAAAGCTTCGAAAATACATTTGGGCTTGAACTTTACCGGGATGTGATTTCACCATCAGAAGAGCTGACAGTTAGTGATATCCTAAAAAAGAAACAGCAGATTCATCTTTTTTGATTTTATGGCTAATGAAAGCGTTTTCATTGTTTTCATAAAAACTCTTTATCCATTGAATAATAGATATAAATATGGTATAAAATAATTAGATGGGGAACGATAATGGGGAGGCGTTGTAAGAACAAAAATAAATCATTTTCGCTCGTTGAAATTATCACGGTGATAATCATATTGGGGATTTTAGCGGCAATTGCTTCTCCCTCATATCAC
Proteins encoded in this window:
- the gcvPB gene encoding aminomethyl-transferring glycine dehydrogenase subunit GcvPB; amino-acid sequence: MDRKLIFQKNSELKSSGYVGKPSVSLIDPRDVFPDQFLRSELPLPQLGELEVIRHYSQLAELNFSVDTHFYPLGSCTMKYNPKLNESLANLEAFKGIHPYQDPESVQGALELIYNLNMLLSEITGMKQFTFQPSSGAQGELTGLLMIRKFHQVSGNRKTKVIIPDSAHGTNPASASMCGYETVIIESTEGGLIDIEKLRAAVDQDTAAIMLTNPNTLGLFEEQILEVAAIVHQAGGLLYYDGANFNPLLGITNPAKMGFDVIHLNLHKTFSTPHGCGGPGAGVVGVASKLVDFLPTPVVAKKDDVYYFDYSLENSIGRLRTFYGNFGVLVRAYSYILRLGREGLLRVAQNSVINANYIKEKLKNHYHLAYNKPCMHEVVFSAKLQKEKGASALDIAKRLIDYGIHPPTIYFPLIVKEALMIEPTETESKKTLDKFIRVMISIDREIAEELYKVKNAPCEAPIKRADEVQAARFPEVRWKKDGA
- a CDS encoding lipoate--protein ligase family protein produces the protein MEKRWRLIVDKKKDGYYNMAVDEAILLNYQTQRVPTLRIYGWSEPFITLGYSQEPNEVLELTNKLPFLKRVTGGSAILHDRELTYSITCVLEDLSLTSSVKESYKTICSFLINFYQSLGISVKYAKDTEETSLDEQTPFCFSSWQKLDLVAADKKIGGNAQRRKRNLIFQHGSIPQELDFSIIDKAIKTPFDVRKRATSLEQLLGHHTDFSSLSQLLAKSFENTFGLELYRDVISPSEELTVSDILKKKQQIHLF